The following coding sequences are from one Devosia neptuniae window:
- a CDS encoding phosphohexomutase domain-containing protein, with product MFSLKFGTSGLRGLAVELEGQAARRYVAAFLRHAGALGQLGGGKVFIGRDFRPSSPAIAKDCAAAIGLFGLEAVDCGEVPTPALALHAMAAGCCAIMITGSHIPSDRNGLKFYVPGGEISKADEAGIVAALRDEVVPDSAAGMRDEFDLVVERYVARYAGLLPEGALTGLRVGVFEHSSVARDVLGQVMRQAGAEVVSLGRTEEFVAVDTEAFGDAVFGPLKGWIESEKLDAIVSSDGDGDRPLLMDGRGEFVRGDVLGLLAAQLLGAGTVVTPVTSNSALERTGFFETVLRTRVGSPYVIETMETADSVVGFEANGGTFVGNGIAGLDPLPTRDAVLPLLCALGLAARRGVGVDAIVAELPLQYALADRLQDVPAEKSAAFLRRLGEDRAFAEAFFAPHGIASLSTIDGLQFRTLAGDMVHFRASGNAPELRCYVEGSTAEVARGLLDWGMKAAAEQVR from the coding sequence ATTTTCAGCCTGAAATTTGGGACGAGCGGCCTGCGTGGTCTGGCGGTGGAACTGGAGGGGCAAGCGGCGCGGCGTTATGTGGCGGCGTTTTTGCGGCATGCTGGGGCACTGGGCCAGCTGGGCGGCGGCAAGGTGTTTATCGGGCGGGACTTCCGGCCTTCGAGCCCCGCTATTGCCAAGGATTGCGCGGCGGCGATCGGGCTGTTCGGGCTTGAGGCGGTGGATTGCGGCGAAGTGCCGACGCCGGCACTGGCGCTGCATGCAATGGCGGCGGGTTGTTGCGCCATCATGATTACCGGCAGCCATATTCCCTCGGACCGGAACGGGCTGAAATTCTATGTGCCGGGCGGGGAAATCAGCAAGGCGGATGAAGCCGGGATTGTTGCGGCGTTGCGGGATGAGGTCGTGCCGGATAGCGCGGCGGGGATGCGCGATGAATTTGATCTCGTCGTGGAGCGCTATGTCGCGCGCTATGCCGGGCTGTTGCCGGAGGGGGCGCTGACGGGGCTGCGGGTTGGGGTGTTTGAGCATTCCAGCGTGGCGCGGGATGTGTTGGGGCAGGTCATGCGGCAGGCGGGCGCCGAGGTGGTAAGCCTGGGGCGCACGGAGGAATTCGTCGCGGTCGATACCGAGGCGTTTGGCGATGCGGTGTTTGGCCCGCTCAAGGGGTGGATCGAGAGCGAAAAGCTCGATGCGATCGTGTCCTCGGATGGCGATGGGGATCGGCCGCTGCTGATGGATGGCAGGGGTGAGTTTGTGCGCGGTGACGTGCTGGGGCTGCTGGCGGCGCAATTGCTCGGGGCAGGGACGGTGGTGACGCCGGTGACGTCCAATTCGGCGCTGGAACGGACGGGGTTTTTCGAGACGGTGCTGCGGACCAGGGTGGGCTCGCCCTATGTGATCGAGACGATGGAAACGGCTGATAGCGTGGTTGGCTTTGAGGCCAATGGCGGCACGTTTGTCGGCAATGGAATTGCAGGGCTCGACCCGCTGCCGACGCGGGATGCGGTGTTGCCGCTGCTGTGTGCGCTGGGGCTGGCGGCGCGGCGGGGCGTTGGGGTGGACGCGATCGTGGCGGAGCTGCCGCTGCAATATGCGCTGGCGGATCGGCTGCAGGATGTGCCGGCGGAGAAAAGCGCGGCGTTCTTGCGGCGGCTGGGTGAGGATCGCGCTTTTGCCGAAGCTTTTTTTGCGCCGCATGGGATTGCGAGCCTGTCCACGATCGATGGCCTACAGTTCCGCACGCTGGCAGGTGACATGGTGCATTTCCGGGCGTCGGGGAATGCGCCGGAGCTGCGGTGTTATGTGGAGGGGAGCACGGCCGAGGTGGCGCGGGGGCTGCTGGATTGGGGAATGAAGGCGGCGGCGGAGCAGGTGCGGTAG
- a CDS encoding sugar transferase, protein MSFDSSNPHLLQDYSASANNNDVPALPYPQISARLSERSANGLRSFWTGKYPADLTMTSRRQLELTLKRAFDIVVSLLALAFLLPLLLMVTLAIRLSDPGPALFRQPRVGQGGRIFTIFKFRSMYMERCNTDGVDQTVAEDERIMPLGRFLRRTSIDELPQLLNVLRGDMSLVGPRPHVEGQLAAGLPYEHLVPYYSYRRHMRPGLTGWAQANGYRGPTSQSEQAIGRIDHDVAYIQNFSLLLDLRIILITMHREFLRGTGS, encoded by the coding sequence ATGTCGTTCGACAGTAGCAATCCGCATCTGCTGCAAGACTATTCCGCTTCTGCAAATAATAATGACGTGCCTGCACTTCCCTATCCTCAGATTTCCGCGCGCCTGAGCGAGCGGTCTGCCAATGGCTTGCGCTCGTTTTGGACAGGCAAGTATCCGGCTGACCTGACGATGACGTCGCGCCGCCAGCTTGAGCTGACGCTCAAGCGCGCATTCGACATTGTTGTGTCCCTGCTGGCTCTCGCCTTCCTCCTGCCCCTGCTGCTGATGGTAACGCTGGCCATTCGTTTGTCCGATCCCGGGCCGGCATTGTTCCGCCAGCCACGCGTGGGCCAGGGCGGCCGCATCTTCACGATTTTCAAGTTCCGTTCCATGTATATGGAGCGCTGCAATACCGATGGTGTCGACCAGACCGTGGCCGAAGACGAGCGCATCATGCCGCTTGGCCGCTTCCTGCGCCGCACCAGCATTGACGAGCTTCCCCAATTGCTCAACGTGCTGCGGGGCGACATGTCCCTGGTGGGGCCACGCCCCCATGTCGAGGGGCAACTGGCCGCCGGCCTGCCCTACGAGCATCTGGTGCCCTATTACAGCTATCGCCGCCACATGCGTCCGGGCCTCACCGGCTGGGCGCAGGCCAATGGCTATCGCGGCCCCACCTCGCAAAGCGAGCAGGCCATTGGCCGGATCGATCACGACGTCGCCTATATCCAGAATTTCTCGCTGCTGCTGGATTTGCGCATCATCCTGATCACCATGCACCGCGAATTCCTGCGCGGCACGGGCTCCTGA